Genomic DNA from Thermoanaerobaculia bacterium:
GGATCTCGACCAGAACCTGCGCGGCGGCACGAGCTATCTCCGTCAGATGATGGATCGTTTCGGCGACCTCGAGCTCGCGCTCGCCGCCTACAACGCCGGCCCGGAGGCGGTGGCGAAGTACGGCGGGATTCCGCCCTACGAAGAGACCCGCAACTACGTGCGGCGGATACTCCACCTGTTCGACGGTAGCGGCGACGGCGTGCTCGACGGGAGCCGGGTTTTCATCGTGCGCGATGCCAACAACCAGGTGCGACTGACCACCTCCAGCGTCGCCCGGCCCTAGCCGGGACGCTCAGCCCACCGACGACGCCCAACGGATGTCGAATCTTCCCAACATTCTGACATCCGTCCGGATTCTGCTCGTCCCGATCCTGGTCGTCGTGCTGCTGACCAGATTCGACGGCAAGGAATTCGTCGGTCTCGGGCTCTTCCTGCTCGCTGCGCTGACCGATTTCCTCGACGGCTACTTCGCGCGCCGCTGGAACCTGGTGAGCCGTTTCGGACAGCTCCTCGACCCGGCCGCCGACAAGATCCTCATCGCTGCCGCGTTCGTCTCCCTGGTCGAGCTCGATTCGAGGGTCACGCCCTCCTGGATGGTGGTCGCCATCCTGGCGCGCGAGTTCGCCGTCAATGCGCTGCGCAGCCACGCCGCCGCCGAGCAGATCGTGATCCCGGCAGGTCTGTCGGGGAAGATCAAGACCGGCGCCCAGATCGTCGCCATCTCGCTGCTCATCATCTACAACAAGCTGGGTGAGTTCTCCCACCTCGCGCCGATATCGCTCTGGGTCGCCGTCATCGTGACCCTGTACTCGGGCATCGACTACTTCGCGCGCTACTGGCGCCGCATCGGCAGCCCCATGGGCGGGCCGCCGCCGCCCTCTGCTCCGCAGCCGCCGGCGATCGCTTGAACCCGCAGCGTCCGCTCGAACGTCTGATTCTTTTCGCCGGCCGGCGGCACCGGCTGGTGTTCATCGTCTTCCTCCTGGTCGTAGCAGTGAGCACCGGGCTCGCCTTCCGCCTGCGCTTCGACCCTGATGTGCTGCACCTCCTGCCGAAGAAGAACCCGGGTGTCATCACGTTC
This window encodes:
- the pgsA gene encoding CDP-diacylglycerol--glycerol-3-phosphate 3-phosphatidyltransferase; the encoded protein is MSNLPNILTSVRILLVPILVVVLLTRFDGKEFVGLGLFLLAALTDFLDGYFARRWNLVSRFGQLLDPAADKILIAAAFVSLVELDSRVTPSWMVVAILAREFAVNALRSHAAAEQIVIPAGLSGKIKTGAQIVAISLLIIYNKLGEFSHLAPISLWVAVIVTLYSGIDYFARYWRRIGSPMGGPPPPSAPQPPAIA